From Micromonospora sp. NBC_01699, a single genomic window includes:
- a CDS encoding GNAT family N-acetyltransferase, whose protein sequence is MKYDWPTELSLKDMREMIGLMNEVALKEMTLGFTEPLNDEDGLALMRAFDADLRRGALELLAVRTDDGEIVGMLTLARAPLPARRHVVDLRRCVIKPSHRGQLLLEGFGQAVRRMAEMGCDVITLEVRDDGPKQLWHRLGFQEYGRLPDYARKNGEPVTGHFMYASRVELEEHFRLTGSWLHTPESVPA, encoded by the coding sequence ATGAAGTACGACTGGCCAACCGAGCTGTCGCTAAAGGACATGCGCGAGATGATCGGCCTGATGAACGAGGTGGCGCTCAAGGAGATGACGCTGGGCTTCACCGAGCCGCTGAACGACGAGGACGGGCTCGCGCTCATGCGCGCCTTCGACGCCGACCTGCGCCGGGGCGCCCTCGAACTGCTCGCCGTACGGACCGACGACGGTGAGATCGTCGGCATGCTCACCCTCGCCCGTGCTCCGCTGCCCGCTCGGCGGCACGTGGTGGACCTGCGTCGATGCGTGATCAAACCGTCCCACCGGGGGCAGTTGCTGCTGGAGGGGTTCGGGCAGGCCGTTCGCCGGATGGCCGAGATGGGCTGCGACGTCATCACACTCGAAGTCCGCGACGACGGCCCGAAGCAGCTCTGGCACCGCCTGGGCTTCCAGGAGTACGGCCGGCTCCCCGACTACGCCCGCAAGAACGGCGAACCCGTGACCGGGCACTTCATGTACGCCAGCCGGGTCGAGCTCGAAGAGCACTTCCGCCTGACCGGTAGCTGGCTGCACACGCCCGAGTCCGTGCCCGCCTGA
- the hypE gene encoding hydrogenase expression/formation protein HypE: protein MTASTDPGDRIVLDHGTGAQLSHELLDLITETLGDVYVGVMEDSAVLTVESTRLAMTTDSFVVDPPFFGNGDIGKIAVCGTVNDLAVSGATPRYLTLGMILETGLPIARLVQVLTSIRETAREAGVQIVGGDTKVVRAGEADQIYLNTAGVGVFSREPLRMSDVRPGDLVILSGQLGNHTIHLLSIREGLGFEARVSSDCAPLNNMLDGVFAKTAPGVVRSIRDVTRGGLSAVLHEYAERVGRVIAFDAPALPIQPETAMAADMLGINPIHCANEGCVALIVDPAAEQDVLAALTAHPYGTHAVTVGVVTDRVGTEVVMRDADGRESVVEELRGAELPRLC, encoded by the coding sequence GTGACCGCGAGCACCGACCCAGGTGACCGGATCGTCCTGGACCACGGCACTGGCGCGCAACTGAGCCACGAGCTGCTGGATCTCATCACCGAGACGCTGGGTGACGTCTACGTCGGGGTCATGGAGGACAGTGCCGTCCTCACGGTCGAGAGCACCCGGCTCGCGATGACCACCGACTCGTTCGTCGTCGACCCGCCCTTCTTCGGCAACGGCGACATCGGCAAGATCGCCGTCTGCGGTACGGTCAACGACCTCGCCGTCTCCGGCGCGACCCCGCGTTACCTGACCCTGGGGATGATCCTGGAGACCGGGCTGCCGATCGCCCGGCTGGTCCAGGTTCTCACCTCGATCCGGGAGACCGCCCGCGAGGCCGGTGTGCAGATCGTCGGCGGCGACACCAAGGTGGTCCGGGCCGGCGAGGCCGACCAGATCTACCTGAACACCGCGGGTGTCGGCGTCTTCTCCCGCGAACCCCTGCGGATGTCCGACGTACGCCCCGGCGACCTGGTCATCCTCAGCGGGCAGCTCGGCAACCACACCATCCACCTGCTCTCCATCCGCGAGGGGCTGGGCTTCGAGGCCCGGGTGAGCAGCGACTGCGCGCCGCTCAACAACATGCTCGACGGGGTCTTCGCCAAGACCGCACCGGGCGTCGTCCGCTCCATCCGCGACGTCACCCGGGGCGGCCTCTCGGCCGTACTGCACGAGTACGCCGAGCGCGTCGGCCGGGTCATCGCCTTCGACGCACCGGCACTGCCGATCCAACCCGAGACCGCGATGGCCGCCGACATGCTCGGCATCAACCCGATCCACTGCGCCAACGAGGGCTGCGTCGCCCTGATCGTCGACCCGGCCGCCGAGCAGGACGTGCTGGCCGCCCTGACCGCTCATCCGTACGGGACGCACGCGGTCACCGTGGGCGTGGTCACCGACCGGGTCGGCACCGAGGTGGTGATGCGGGACGCGGACGGCCGCGAGTCCGTGGTCGAGGAGCTGCGGGGCGCCGAACTCCCGCGACTGTGCTGA
- a CDS encoding M48 family metalloprotease: MTRTDGPPPAVPATRRPDGPPSPLLWLYLQVVGVVGGVGVALGTMFFHSHGPLVQPHAQAMVRCSRMYDVDPTIPAEFDATRTMQFLTCMSDPARVRGLVMLTGGVLLMVGLVLIVALTPAVDHWRLSRHRLPGTIAGAEQRFAELCDRQGLHGRHRPRLFVAGPSVRQAFTTVRPGGRPLVVLPAAVAVGHRDPARFDPVVQHELAHVQGRDVRWVSAVRGLLWLVVPAVVVVSASWIHREGLTEIPVVTVGRALVLVLLSALLRALVLRLREHEADQQVNRTGDPTALVRLLDAAATRPHRSGRLRRLFAQHPTPQRRAAALRSGQPVSTGGPMQAAVTGAVTAIVVGAAAQAVGPLAFDRDLSALPAALVGVLLGFGLTPALYRRALTGVPSRRWLPVVAAAAGLGVGGFLFPTGTTGGGASFPAGTSSLSVSLRSAIVVALAGVVAVSACTMLAGLAARRGSDRFTRLRRGLTYLAASATVTAIFWPLLTLVRVLEWPVPVRAWLVYALPDAPWPWLGLALPAAVVALVGWRRVATGAVLVVVAVTVLIGGSLASAQALRHPPATLDAALSLAQQRWWICALAGWAAFVVLAIGRGDHGMGRALVAGTGVAALTGIAQLVHQLLSGDIWDATLFRLYVGVPVIWWLYLAVLTMPVLVGLSALAGRLGQRAGPTERPPRRAGTRPQVWPVVAPVTAVLLVGAAAVIGLPGGPVLLPTLAPATTGPAVVAVPSPTTVEPSASASPGARTGSDPGRLLTGVEAGAAASAVGAALPAFWKPEPQERETEDPDTVVAPAVCRELARDDYLRRIESDERVDEIRGFATGKSPGSIRQSTVIVIVTSYAQPVPDILLDEAETARAACPQFTATVPGGSPVRFTVSAHPAPRVGEESWRVRYDLSLGSDSSKITGTTLFGLVRVGHNLVVVQLTAIAEPLDEAVFDAAVSATVAALSR; the protein is encoded by the coding sequence GTGACCCGCACCGACGGGCCGCCGCCGGCTGTTCCGGCGACCCGAAGACCGGACGGACCGCCCTCCCCACTGCTCTGGCTCTACCTCCAGGTCGTCGGGGTGGTGGGTGGCGTCGGCGTCGCGCTGGGCACCATGTTCTTCCATAGTCACGGTCCACTGGTGCAGCCCCACGCGCAGGCGATGGTCCGGTGTTCCCGTATGTATGACGTCGACCCGACCATTCCCGCCGAGTTCGATGCCACCCGGACCATGCAGTTCCTGACCTGCATGTCCGACCCGGCTCGGGTGCGCGGGTTGGTGATGCTCACCGGCGGCGTCCTGCTGATGGTCGGGCTCGTCCTGATCGTCGCGCTGACCCCGGCGGTCGATCACTGGCGGCTGAGTCGCCACCGACTTCCGGGCACCATCGCCGGTGCCGAGCAGCGGTTTGCCGAGCTCTGCGACCGGCAGGGGCTGCACGGTCGGCACCGGCCCAGGCTGTTCGTGGCGGGACCGTCGGTGCGGCAGGCGTTCACCACCGTCCGGCCCGGCGGCCGGCCACTCGTGGTGCTGCCCGCCGCGGTGGCGGTGGGTCACCGGGATCCGGCGCGGTTCGACCCGGTCGTCCAGCACGAGCTGGCGCACGTGCAGGGCCGGGATGTCCGATGGGTCTCCGCCGTGCGTGGTCTGCTGTGGCTGGTCGTACCGGCGGTGGTGGTGGTCAGTGCTTCCTGGATCCATAGGGAGGGGCTCACCGAGATTCCGGTCGTCACGGTCGGTCGGGCGCTGGTGCTGGTGTTGCTGAGCGCCCTGCTGCGGGCGCTGGTGCTGCGACTGCGCGAACACGAGGCGGATCAGCAGGTCAACCGGACCGGTGACCCGACCGCGCTGGTCCGGCTGCTGGACGCCGCCGCGACCCGACCGCACCGCTCCGGGCGACTGCGCCGGCTGTTCGCCCAGCACCCGACGCCGCAGCGGCGGGCCGCCGCGCTCCGTAGCGGGCAGCCGGTGTCGACTGGTGGCCCGATGCAGGCCGCGGTGACCGGGGCGGTGACGGCGATCGTCGTGGGGGCGGCGGCCCAGGCGGTGGGCCCGTTGGCGTTTGACCGGGATCTCTCCGCGCTGCCGGCCGCTCTGGTCGGTGTGCTGCTCGGGTTCGGGCTGACCCCCGCGCTGTATCGCAGGGCGCTCACCGGGGTGCCGTCCCGGCGTTGGCTCCCGGTGGTCGCGGCGGCTGCCGGTCTTGGCGTGGGCGGCTTCCTCTTTCCCACCGGGACGACCGGTGGCGGTGCGTCGTTCCCGGCCGGCACGTCCAGTCTGAGTGTCAGCCTGCGGTCCGCGATCGTGGTCGCACTGGCCGGCGTGGTCGCCGTCAGCGCCTGCACCATGCTGGCCGGGTTGGCGGCCCGCCGGGGCTCGGACCGGTTCACCCGACTCCGGCGAGGGCTCACCTATCTGGCGGCCTCCGCGACCGTCACGGCGATCTTCTGGCCGTTGCTGACCCTGGTCCGCGTCTTGGAATGGCCGGTGCCGGTACGTGCCTGGCTGGTCTACGCGCTGCCCGACGCGCCGTGGCCGTGGCTGGGCCTGGCCCTGCCGGCGGCGGTCGTGGCCCTGGTCGGTTGGCGTCGGGTCGCCACCGGCGCCGTCCTGGTCGTCGTGGCGGTGACCGTGCTGATCGGTGGGAGCCTCGCATCGGCACAGGCGCTACGGCACCCACCGGCCACGCTGGACGCCGCCCTTTCCCTTGCCCAGCAGCGATGGTGGATCTGTGCCCTGGCCGGGTGGGCGGCGTTCGTCGTGCTCGCCATCGGGCGCGGTGACCACGGCATGGGAAGGGCCCTCGTGGCCGGGACGGGTGTCGCGGCGCTGACCGGCATCGCGCAGCTCGTGCACCAGCTGCTCTCCGGTGATATCTGGGATGCGACCCTGTTCCGGCTCTATGTCGGTGTGCCGGTGATCTGGTGGCTCTACCTCGCGGTGCTCACGATGCCCGTCCTGGTCGGGCTCTCCGCTCTTGCCGGACGGCTCGGACAACGTGCCGGCCCGACCGAGCGGCCACCCCGTCGGGCCGGCACGCGACCACAGGTGTGGCCGGTGGTGGCTCCGGTGACGGCGGTGCTCCTGGTCGGGGCGGCGGCGGTCATCGGCCTGCCCGGTGGGCCGGTGCTGCTGCCGACATTGGCACCGGCGACCACCGGACCGGCGGTCGTGGCGGTGCCGTCACCGACCACCGTCGAGCCGAGCGCCAGCGCCTCGCCGGGTGCGCGGACCGGCTCGGATCCCGGCCGGTTGCTCACCGGCGTGGAAGCCGGAGCCGCCGCCAGCGCCGTCGGTGCGGCACTGCCGGCGTTCTGGAAGCCGGAGCCGCAGGAGCGGGAAACCGAGGACCCCGATACCGTCGTAGCGCCGGCGGTCTGTCGGGAGTTGGCCCGGGACGACTATCTGCGCCGGATCGAGTCCGACGAACGCGTTGACGAGATTCGCGGCTTTGCCACCGGGAAGTCGCCGGGCAGCATCAGGCAATCGACCGTCATCGTGATTGTCACCTCGTACGCCCAACCCGTGCCCGACATCCTTCTCGACGAGGCCGAGACAGCCCGCGCCGCGTGCCCCCAATTCACCGCCACCGTCCCCGGCGGCTCACCGGTGCGGTTCACCGTGAGCGCCCACCCGGCTCCTCGGGTGGGCGAGGAGTCCTGGCGGGTACGGTACGACCTCTCGCTCGGCAGTGATTCGAGCAAAATCACCGGTACGACTCTGTTCGGCCTGGTCCGGGTCGGTCACAACCTGGTGGTGGTGCAGTTGACCGCCATCGCGGAGCCGCTGGACGAGGCGGTGTTCGACGCGGCGGTTTCCGCGACGGTGGCCGCGCTCAGTCGCTAG
- a CDS encoding glycosyltransferase 87 family protein, which produces MPADPAASSSTAADDPGGRTARWLVAAVALAAVVPVIYLLGTPHNFFDLKIYMSAMRWWAEGNPLYDYAQADRVQGELYFTYPPFTALLMRPFAGLTLGATVTIFTIFTVLAVIVTTWWLVAPIADRRGVPRWLAAALAIPLVFAAESTRETITFGQINMLLVLLILGDLLFAVPRNSRWAGVGVGLATALKLYPGIFIVYFLTTRRWREAAVASASAAVATLLAAAIAPGDSWRFWTHELWATDRVGRTDYTGNQSLFGLLSRFTVPDKPDQLLWLALVAVVAGYGLWRASRAARGGDELTGLALTGLVGALVSPISWTHHVYWFIPAVLVLADAGLAQPPGWEPSGVGRRRRRTLLVLAVVIYASVVYGVVSFHDWGVKPVPTDSPVEFVLRNMYVLLAVLLIVVLPTRHLIREAPTNSVPRSGVPVTH; this is translated from the coding sequence GTGCCAGCCGATCCCGCCGCCTCATCCTCCACCGCCGCAGACGACCCGGGTGGCCGTACTGCGCGGTGGCTCGTCGCGGCCGTGGCGCTCGCTGCCGTGGTCCCGGTCATCTACCTGCTCGGCACGCCGCACAACTTCTTCGACCTCAAGATCTACATGAGCGCGATGCGCTGGTGGGCGGAGGGCAACCCGCTCTACGACTACGCCCAGGCGGACCGGGTCCAGGGCGAGCTGTACTTCACGTACCCGCCGTTCACCGCCCTGCTGATGCGGCCGTTCGCCGGCCTCACGCTGGGCGCCACGGTCACCATCTTCACGATCTTCACCGTGCTCGCGGTCATCGTGACCACCTGGTGGCTGGTCGCGCCGATCGCCGACCGGCGCGGAGTCCCGCGCTGGCTTGCCGCCGCGCTGGCCATCCCGCTCGTGTTCGCGGCGGAGAGCACCCGGGAGACGATCACCTTCGGTCAGATCAACATGCTGCTGGTGCTGCTGATCCTGGGTGACCTGCTGTTCGCCGTACCCCGGAACTCGCGCTGGGCCGGCGTCGGCGTCGGGCTGGCGACGGCGCTCAAGCTGTATCCGGGCATTTTCATCGTCTATTTTCTGACCACCCGGCGCTGGCGCGAGGCGGCCGTGGCGAGCGCGAGTGCCGCGGTGGCGACGCTGCTCGCGGCGGCGATCGCGCCCGGCGACTCGTGGCGGTTCTGGACCCACGAGCTGTGGGCGACCGACCGGGTGGGCCGCACCGACTACACCGGCAACCAGTCCCTGTTCGGCCTGCTGAGCCGGTTCACCGTGCCGGACAAGCCCGACCAGTTGCTCTGGCTGGCCCTGGTCGCCGTGGTGGCCGGCTACGGCCTCTGGCGGGCCAGCCGGGCCGCCCGGGGCGGCGACGAGCTGACCGGGCTCGCCCTGACCGGCCTGGTCGGTGCGCTGGTCAGCCCGATCAGCTGGACCCACCACGTGTACTGGTTCATCCCGGCGGTGCTGGTGCTGGCCGACGCGGGCCTGGCGCAGCCGCCCGGCTGGGAGCCGAGCGGGGTCGGTCGACGTAGGCGGCGGACCCTGCTGGTGCTGGCCGTCGTGATCTACGCCAGCGTGGTCTACGGCGTGGTCTCGTTCCACGACTGGGGGGTCAAGCCCGTACCGACCGACTCGCCGGTCGAGTTCGTGCTGCGCAACATGTACGTGCTGCTTGCCGTCCTGCTGATCGTCGTGCTGCCGACCCGGCACCTGATCCGGGAGGCGCCCACCAACAGCGTTCCCCGCAGCGGTGTCCCGGTCACGCACTGA
- a CDS encoding type I restriction endonuclease: MEFDERVAALATKVRNQRDAIQTEEAAKNAFVMPFISMILGYDVFDPLEVIPEFTADVGTKKGEKVDYAIMHAGEVQILIECKQPRDSLKIEHATQLYRYFSVTNARIAVLTNGQVYHFYTDLDAPNKMDAKPFLVLDLEDIDDTLLPELRKLTKEVFDLDSIINAAEELKYLGQIKRLMAAQFKEPEDEWVRFFATRVYEGSFTQKRREQFRSLVAKAASQFVRDQVNERLKGALYTSLPKQVAETSAEVFESEEVALNDVARDTEVETTLEELTGYQIIKAIACSEVKPQRIVGRDAKSYFAVILDDNNRKPIARLHFNGKARKYVGTFDADKTETRHLIDSIDDIYLHADAIRSAVKAFMGEGHKNR, encoded by the coding sequence ATGGAGTTCGATGAACGGGTCGCCGCGCTCGCCACGAAGGTCCGGAATCAGCGGGACGCGATTCAGACGGAAGAAGCTGCCAAGAATGCTTTCGTCATGCCGTTCATCTCGATGATCCTCGGCTACGACGTCTTCGATCCCCTGGAGGTCATCCCGGAGTTCACCGCCGACGTCGGGACCAAAAAGGGCGAGAAGGTCGACTACGCGATCATGCATGCCGGCGAGGTGCAGATCCTCATCGAATGCAAGCAGCCGCGCGACTCCCTGAAAATTGAACACGCGACTCAGCTTTATCGATACTTCTCGGTTACGAATGCACGGATCGCTGTCCTCACCAACGGACAGGTCTACCATTTCTACACCGATCTCGACGCCCCCAACAAGATGGATGCCAAGCCGTTCCTCGTGCTGGACTTGGAAGACATCGACGACACCCTGCTGCCGGAACTACGTAAGCTCACAAAGGAAGTATTCGATCTCGACTCCATCATCAACGCGGCCGAAGAGTTGAAGTATCTCGGTCAGATCAAGCGTTTGATGGCGGCGCAGTTCAAGGAGCCCGAGGATGAGTGGGTCAGGTTCTTCGCGACAAGAGTGTACGAGGGTTCGTTCACTCAGAAGAGGCGTGAACAGTTCAGGTCACTCGTTGCCAAGGCTGCCTCGCAGTTCGTCAGAGATCAAGTGAACGAACGCCTGAAGGGCGCACTTTACACAAGCCTTCCCAAGCAGGTCGCCGAGACGTCCGCCGAAGTGTTCGAGAGCGAAGAGGTCGCACTGAACGATGTCGCCCGTGACACAGAGGTGGAAACCACGCTTGAAGAACTGACCGGCTACCAGATCATCAAGGCGATCGCATGTAGCGAGGTCAAGCCCCAACGTATTGTGGGTCGTGACGCAAAGTCATACTTCGCAGTCATACTCGACGACAACAACCGTAAGCCCATCGCGCGGCTACATTTCAACGGAAAGGCCCGCAAGTACGTTGGCACGTTCGACGCCGACAAGACGGAGACTCGCCATCTGATCGACTCTATTGACGATATTTATCTTCACGCTGACGCAATCCGGTCTGCGGTGAAGGCTTTCATGGGCGAGGGCCACAAGAACCGTTAG
- a CDS encoding cysteine hydrolase family protein, with the protein MSKIAVLTNDLQYELVEKNPERVAAVAAATSHFAAFLDGIRRRGHHVFHLQLINDPDDPNAERYDGYLPVQRGTRGAQVIEEFLAPEDAVVEKNKDSGFYETDLHDRLQALGVDTVLVTGMQTQICVQTTAADAFFRGYNVWVPSDCVVSARPEDRDRALEWLAGYCATVVPSDEVLRVLDSEGELPRKAIKTP; encoded by the coding sequence ATGTCGAAGATCGCCGTGCTCACCAACGACCTCCAGTACGAACTCGTGGAGAAGAACCCCGAGCGGGTCGCCGCGGTCGCCGCCGCGACCTCGCACTTCGCCGCCTTCCTCGACGGCATCCGGCGCCGTGGGCACCACGTCTTCCACCTTCAGCTGATCAACGACCCGGACGACCCGAACGCCGAGCGCTACGACGGGTACCTACCGGTGCAGCGGGGCACCCGGGGTGCCCAGGTCATCGAGGAGTTCCTCGCCCCGGAGGACGCCGTGGTGGAGAAGAACAAGGACAGCGGGTTCTACGAGACCGACCTGCACGACCGGTTGCAGGCCCTCGGCGTGGACACCGTACTGGTCACCGGCATGCAGACCCAGATCTGCGTGCAGACGACCGCCGCCGACGCCTTCTTCCGCGGATACAACGTGTGGGTCCCGTCCGACTGCGTGGTCTCCGCCCGGCCCGAGGATCGCGACCGCGCACTGGAGTGGCTGGCCGGCTACTGCGCCACCGTCGTCCCCTCCGACGAGGTGCTGCGGGTGCTGGACAGCGAGGGAGAGCTTCCCCGCAAGGCGATCAAGACCCCCTGA
- a CDS encoding L,D-transpeptidase, whose translation MSTEIGTTVTGGKVTDVTLTTDGAKVAGSLREDGSSWVPASPLKYSKKYDATVTATGTSGEVQTKTTSFTTMAKPGSQIGSGLYLFDDMIYGVAMPVVVEFSPGIPKKDRAAVQRRMFVDTAPAQPGAWHWVDNGTQAYYRAPEYWQPETKLTVRIALEGIPLSNGRYGNVDRKASVKIGNRFEMKVDNATKQMTVFENGNLVRTMPVSLGKKSTPSSSGTMVVMEKKETTVFDTSDDPNPANRYVTDIDFAQRLTWGGEYIHAAPWSVAQQGRTNVSHGCVNLSTPNARWLFEKTKTGDPVTVQGTERKLADGNGWTAWNMSWAEFVKGSALPVPDLPAAGGTSAGPTAEATPGATPGP comes from the coding sequence GTGAGCACCGAGATCGGCACCACGGTCACCGGCGGGAAGGTCACCGACGTGACGCTGACCACCGACGGGGCGAAGGTTGCCGGCAGCCTGCGTGAGGATGGCTCCTCCTGGGTGCCGGCCAGCCCGCTGAAGTACAGCAAGAAGTACGACGCCACGGTGACCGCCACCGGCACGTCGGGCGAGGTGCAGACGAAGACCACCTCCTTCACCACGATGGCCAAGCCGGGTTCGCAGATCGGTTCCGGGCTGTACCTGTTCGACGACATGATCTACGGCGTGGCGATGCCGGTGGTGGTGGAGTTCTCTCCCGGCATTCCGAAGAAGGACCGGGCGGCGGTGCAGCGGCGGATGTTCGTCGACACCGCGCCGGCGCAGCCGGGTGCCTGGCACTGGGTGGACAACGGCACCCAGGCGTACTACCGGGCGCCCGAGTATTGGCAGCCGGAGACGAAGCTGACCGTACGGATCGCGCTGGAGGGAATCCCGCTGAGCAACGGCCGGTACGGCAACGTCGACCGGAAGGCCAGCGTCAAGATCGGCAATCGGTTCGAGATGAAGGTCGACAACGCGACCAAGCAGATGACGGTCTTCGAGAACGGCAACCTGGTCCGGACGATGCCGGTCAGCCTGGGGAAGAAGAGCACCCCGTCGTCCAGCGGGACGATGGTGGTGATGGAGAAGAAGGAAACCACCGTCTTCGACACCAGTGACGACCCGAACCCGGCGAACCGCTACGTGACCGACATCGACTTCGCCCAGCGTCTCACCTGGGGTGGCGAGTACATCCACGCCGCGCCCTGGTCGGTGGCCCAGCAGGGGCGTACGAACGTGTCGCACGGCTGTGTGAATCTTTCCACCCCGAACGCGCGGTGGCTGTTCGAGAAGACGAAGACCGGCGACCCGGTGACGGTGCAGGGCACCGAGCGCAAGCTCGCCGACGGCAACGGCTGGACCGCGTGGAACATGAGCTGGGCCGAGTTCGTCAAGGGCAGCGCGCTGCCCGTACCGGATCTGCCTGCCGCCGGGGGCACGTCGGCCGGGCCGACGGCCGAGGCCACCCCCGGCGCCACGCCCGGTCCGTGA
- the orn gene encoding oligoribonuclease, which translates to MSVADLLVWIDCEMTGLDLGKDALIEVAALVTDPDLNVLGEGVDVVIHADEQALAGMPEIVRAMHERSGLTEEVRRSAVSLAEAEDLVMEYVTSLVKDPRSAPLCGNSIATDRGFLARDMPRLDAHLHYRMIDVSSIKELCRRWYPRVYFGQPAKGLAHRALADVRESIRELEYYRRTVFVPLPGPDIETAKSIAAQL; encoded by the coding sequence GTGTCGGTGGCTGATCTTCTTGTCTGGATCGACTGTGAGATGACCGGCCTCGATCTGGGCAAGGATGCGCTGATCGAGGTCGCTGCTCTCGTTACCGATCCGGACCTCAACGTTCTGGGTGAAGGTGTCGACGTGGTGATCCACGCCGACGAACAGGCGCTGGCGGGGATGCCGGAGATAGTACGGGCAATGCATGAACGCTCCGGCCTGACCGAGGAGGTACGCCGCTCCGCGGTCAGTCTCGCCGAGGCCGAGGACCTGGTCATGGAGTACGTGACCAGCCTGGTCAAGGACCCGCGCAGCGCCCCGCTGTGCGGCAACTCGATCGCGACCGACCGGGGTTTCCTGGCCCGTGACATGCCCCGGCTCGATGCCCACCTGCACTACCGCATGATCGACGTGTCGTCGATCAAGGAGCTGTGCCGGCGCTGGTACCCACGGGTCTACTTCGGTCAACCGGCGAAGGGGCTGGCCCACCGGGCGCTGGCCGACGTCCGGGAGAGCATCCGCGAGCTGGAGTACTACCGGCGGACCGTCTTCGTACCGCTGCCCGGCCCGGACATCGAAACCGCGAAGTCGATCGCCGCCCAGCTCTGA
- a CDS encoding L,D-transpeptidase, with protein sequence MRASRDQLMGQTARRRRATVRTLVTVVLTGALALTAGCSSGGDSPSWQGGNGGQGSDGPKASATITSPAADAKDVPASTEVAFTSKDATTTTVDLKDGTGKAVEGKVSADGTTFLPNGALEYGTTYTATVTATGDDGKPATSNSTFTTMAKPANQVRVTSFLGDGSVVGVGMPVIVKFSRAIPEDFRDDVQRRMTVTATPTQEGAWRWISPTEVHYRPKTYWQANTELDYKIQAGGLPMGEGWYGRADLTIDAKVGSAVVMTVDNKTKKMTVTKDGTAIRTIPISLGAPVTPSSSGTMIVIEKLKKTVFDTMDDPVPTNRYRTDIEFAQRLTWGGEFIHAAPWSVAQQGRTNVSHGCVNMSTANAQWLFDQTKIGDPITVKGTERKLENGNGWTDWNMSWDEFIKGSAIPYEAPAAPAPSDGPAADPSVTPTT encoded by the coding sequence ATGCGCGCGAGTCGAGACCAGTTGATGGGGCAGACCGCGAGGCGGCGCCGGGCAACCGTGCGCACGCTCGTGACGGTCGTGCTCACCGGGGCGCTCGCGCTCACCGCCGGCTGTAGCAGTGGCGGCGACTCGCCCTCCTGGCAGGGCGGTAACGGCGGCCAGGGCTCCGATGGCCCGAAGGCCAGTGCGACGATCACCAGCCCGGCGGCCGACGCGAAGGACGTGCCCGCGTCGACCGAGGTCGCCTTCACCAGCAAGGACGCGACCACGACGACGGTCGACCTGAAGGACGGCACCGGCAAGGCCGTCGAGGGCAAGGTGAGTGCCGACGGTACGACCTTCCTGCCCAACGGCGCGCTCGAATACGGTACGACGTACACCGCGACCGTGACGGCGACCGGCGACGACGGCAAGCCGGCGACCTCGAACAGCACGTTCACCACGATGGCGAAGCCGGCGAACCAGGTCCGGGTGACCAGCTTCCTCGGCGACGGTTCCGTGGTCGGCGTGGGTATGCCCGTGATCGTCAAGTTCTCCCGCGCGATCCCGGAGGACTTCCGGGACGACGTCCAGCGGCGGATGACCGTGACGGCCACCCCGACCCAGGAAGGCGCCTGGCGCTGGATCAGCCCGACCGAGGTGCACTACCGGCCGAAGACGTACTGGCAGGCCAACACCGAGCTGGACTACAAGATCCAGGCGGGCGGGCTGCCGATGGGCGAGGGCTGGTACGGCCGGGCCGACCTGACCATCGACGCCAAGGTCGGTTCGGCGGTGGTGATGACGGTCGACAACAAGACCAAGAAGATGACCGTCACCAAGGACGGCACGGCGATCCGGACCATCCCGATCAGCCTCGGGGCCCCGGTCACCCCCTCCTCCAGCGGCACGATGATCGTGATCGAGAAGCTGAAGAAGACGGTCTTCGACACGATGGACGACCCGGTTCCGACCAACCGCTACCGTACCGACATCGAGTTCGCCCAGCGCCTGACCTGGGGTGGCGAGTTCATCCACGCCGCACCGTGGTCGGTTGCCCAGCAGGGGCGGACGAACGTCTCGCACGGCTGCGTGAACATGTCCACGGCCAACGCCCAGTGGCTCTTCGACCAGACGAAGATCGGTGACCCGATCACGGTCAAGGGCACCGAGCGCAAGCTGGAGAACGGCAACGGCTGGACCGACTGGAACATGAGCTGGGACGAGTTCATCAAGGGCAGCGCGATCCCGTACGAGGCACCGGCCGCGCCCGCTCCCAGCGACGGGCCCGCCGCCGACCCGAGCGTCACCCCGACCACCTGA